The Listeria welshimeri serovar 6b str. SLCC5334 genome has a window encoding:
- a CDS encoding ATP-binding cassette domain-containing protein, which yields MNGKLEIHDLKKKYNGKWAVKGINLTLNEKECVALIGSNGAGKTTMINMIVQILSQDEGEITLDGHNAKTVREKIGFLPQYPQFYGWMSAAECLRFMGKLSNMGKKELESRITEVLQLVGLSGSINKKISTYSGGMRQRLGIAQAILHRPELLVLDEPVSALDPIGRREIIALLEKLKKEMTILFSTHILKDAEEICDRIAIIKNGELIADQTIDQLMKEEHSSVFDVEFIGATEVWQETLLQSKYIEKVDKRGRVYQVHALDKKAGANVILETLMKIDGELIRVEARHRSLEEIFMEKVSK from the coding sequence ATGAATGGGAAATTAGAAATTCACGATTTAAAGAAAAAATATAATGGAAAATGGGCTGTTAAAGGAATCAATCTTACTTTAAATGAGAAGGAATGTGTAGCTTTAATTGGATCAAATGGTGCAGGCAAAACGACTATGATTAACATGATAGTCCAAATCTTATCACAAGATGAAGGTGAAATAACTCTGGACGGGCATAATGCAAAAACTGTTCGTGAAAAAATTGGCTTTTTACCTCAATATCCACAATTTTATGGATGGATGAGTGCAGCAGAGTGCCTCCGTTTTATGGGGAAACTATCTAATATGGGAAAAAAAGAGCTAGAAAGTCGAATCACAGAAGTTCTACAATTAGTCGGATTATCAGGTAGCATTAATAAAAAAATCAGCACATATTCAGGCGGGATGCGGCAACGTCTTGGTATCGCGCAGGCAATTTTGCATCGTCCAGAACTACTTGTTTTAGATGAACCTGTATCCGCTCTCGATCCTATAGGCCGTAGAGAAATTATTGCTTTACTAGAAAAATTAAAAAAAGAAATGACCATTTTATTTTCCACTCATATTTTAAAGGATGCGGAAGAAATTTGTGATCGAATAGCAATTATTAAAAATGGAGAATTAATTGCTGATCAAACTATAGACCAACTAATGAAAGAGGAACATTCATCTGTTTTTGATGTGGAATTCATTGGTGCTACTGAAGTTTGGCAAGAAACTCTGTTACAAAGCAAATACATCGAAAAAGTGGACAAAAGAGGAAGGGTTTATCAAGTGCATGCCTTAGACAAAAAAGCTGGAGCTAATGTTATCTTAGAGACTTTAATGAAAATAGACGGCGAGCTTATTCGCGTAGAAGCAAGACATCGTAGTCTAGAAGAAATTTTTATGGAGAAGGTGAGTAAATGA
- a CDS encoding PLDc N-terminal domain-containing protein, with the protein MDRTQIALIIPVIILYLALLLTAIIDLARNWQTRKNPIIWLLVIIFINIFGPVIYLIFGRKEDEV; encoded by the coding sequence TTGGACAGAACGCAAATAGCATTAATCATACCTGTAATTATCCTTTATTTAGCGTTACTTTTAACTGCAATTATTGATCTAGCAAGAAATTGGCAAACTCGTAAAAATCCCATTATTTGGTTACTTGTTATTATTTTTATTAATATTTTTGGACCGGTAATTTATTTGATTTTTGGTCGAAAAGAGGATGAAGTATGA
- a CDS encoding penicillin-binding protein 1A: protein MDNLKQALIKYIKLLFGFIGKWIGIGWRKFRRFWKNKHIGKIFLLAGLLFLLSFIIYLVIVAKSADIDALKKGLESATIIYDKDGDKAGELSSTDATFVSIDKISKNLQNAVVSIEDRRFYEHKGFDLKGIARAGVNLVTNGGISGGGSTITQQLAKNALLTQEQTFTRKAKEIFMAREIEKTYSKDEIMEMYLNRSYFGNGEWGVENASLKYFGKSAKDLNVPEAATIAGLLQAPSAYDPYEHIDKATNRRNMVLNAMVETGDITKAEGEKYKATKIALNDQSKDPLANKYPWYVDAVINEAVNEADITQDEIMQKGYKIYTELDQNYQTSLEKVYDNDALFPRNANDGTLVQSGAVLMDPATGGIRALVGGRGEHVFRGFNRATQMKAQPGSTMKPLAVYTPALQSGYDVDSMLKDEKVTYKGNYTPTNVGGIYNGEVPMYKAVANSINAPAVWLLDQIGIDKGVKSVEKFGIEVPEKDQTLGLALGGMSKGASPVEMATAYSTFANTGAKPESHIITKIVDPSGNTVYEKVPKTKQIISKDVSNEMTSMLLDVINTGTGRSAAVSGHEMAGKTGSTQVPFDDTSGTKDQWFVGYTPNLVGAVWMGFDKTDRDHYLTTTSSAGVSSLAHYVMNSGLRYQKSADFGTKSAAQETAEKKQEEESESSGSDFWSGVKDKADEAGKTIKKGADKVKEFGGKVSDGIGNLIDSIGN, encoded by the coding sequence ATGGACAATTTAAAACAAGCACTCATTAAATACATTAAATTATTATTTGGTTTCATTGGTAAATGGATTGGTATAGGATGGCGCAAATTCAGACGTTTCTGGAAGAATAAGCACATCGGCAAGATTTTCCTATTAGCTGGACTTTTATTTTTATTAAGTTTTATTATTTATCTTGTAATAGTGGCAAAATCTGCAGATATCGATGCTTTGAAAAAAGGTCTAGAATCAGCAACTATTATTTACGATAAAGACGGAGATAAAGCAGGTGAATTGTCTTCTACTGATGCCACTTTTGTATCAATTGATAAAATCTCTAAAAATCTACAAAACGCAGTAGTATCCATTGAGGATAGACGTTTTTATGAACACAAAGGTTTTGACTTGAAAGGAATTGCTCGTGCCGGGGTTAATTTGGTTACAAATGGGGGGATTTCTGGCGGTGGTAGTACAATCACACAACAACTTGCTAAAAATGCCTTACTAACCCAAGAGCAGACTTTTACGAGAAAAGCAAAAGAGATTTTTATGGCTCGAGAAATTGAAAAAACGTATTCCAAAGATGAAATTATGGAAATGTACCTAAACCGCTCTTATTTTGGGAACGGTGAATGGGGTGTGGAAAATGCCTCATTAAAATATTTTGGTAAGTCAGCTAAAGATTTAAATGTTCCTGAAGCGGCAACTATTGCTGGGTTACTCCAAGCTCCAAGCGCATATGATCCTTATGAACACATTGATAAAGCTACTAATCGTCGTAATATGGTTCTAAATGCAATGGTGGAAACAGGGGATATAACGAAAGCAGAAGGCGAAAAGTACAAAGCAACTAAAATAGCTTTAAATGATCAATCAAAAGATCCGCTAGCAAATAAATATCCTTGGTATGTGGATGCAGTTATTAACGAAGCAGTAAATGAAGCTGATATTACCCAGGATGAAATTATGCAAAAAGGTTATAAAATTTATACGGAATTAGACCAAAATTATCAAACTTCTTTAGAAAAAGTATACGACAATGATGCTTTATTCCCGAGAAACGCAAACGATGGCACGCTCGTTCAATCAGGAGCTGTTTTGATGGATCCTGCAACTGGTGGTATTAGAGCACTTGTTGGCGGACGCGGGGAACATGTTTTCCGAGGCTTTAATAGAGCAACTCAAATGAAAGCTCAGCCAGGTTCGACTATGAAGCCACTAGCTGTTTATACACCAGCACTTCAATCAGGTTATGATGTGGATTCCATGTTAAAAGATGAAAAAGTCACTTACAAAGGCAATTATACGCCAACAAACGTAGGTGGAATTTATAACGGCGAAGTTCCAATGTATAAAGCTGTTGCAAACTCTATTAATGCACCAGCGGTATGGCTACTTGATCAGATTGGTATTGATAAAGGAGTCAAATCAGTTGAGAAGTTTGGTATAGAAGTACCGGAAAAAGACCAAACACTTGGACTTGCACTTGGTGGTATGAGTAAAGGTGCATCGCCGGTCGAAATGGCCACAGCGTATTCCACATTTGCCAATACCGGTGCAAAACCAGAATCACATATTATTACAAAAATTGTTGATCCATCAGGAAATACTGTTTACGAAAAAGTACCAAAAACAAAACAAATCATCTCAAAAGATGTATCAAATGAAATGACATCTATGCTACTTGATGTCATTAACACGGGAACCGGGCGCAGTGCAGCAGTATCTGGACACGAAATGGCTGGAAAAACTGGTTCAACTCAAGTTCCGTTTGATGATACAAGTGGTACGAAAGATCAATGGTTTGTTGGCTATACTCCTAATTTAGTTGGTGCAGTATGGATGGGATTTGATAAAACAGATAGAGACCATTACCTTACTACAACAAGTTCAGCTGGGGTTTCGAGTTTAGCGCATTATGTCATGAACAGTGGCTTGCGTTATCAGAAATCCGCAGACTTTGGTACAAAAAGCGCTGCCCAAGAAACTGCTGAGAAAAAACAAGAAGAAGAGTCAGAAAGTAGCGGTAGTGATTTTTGGAGTGGTGTGAAAGATAAAGCAGATGAAGCCGGTAAAACCATTAAAAAAGGTGCCGATAAAGTGAAAGAATTTGGCGGTAAGGTTTCAGATGGAATTGGAAATTTAATTGATTCGATTGGAAATTAA
- a CDS encoding low molecular weight phosphatase family protein, translating into MTQKLIYFLSQTHIRSAIAEAWAKKLSLSNVKFISGSWHKSKATPFIAEALNEFAIEPPESLSYSPSSKLLAEADLIVTIYDSAHEAAPRFPANIQDKIIYWDIDDPEQEIALPKKWACYQEVCDNIALSVKKLEHVLIEA; encoded by the coding sequence ATGACGCAAAAGCTAATTTATTTTTTATCACAAACGCATATTCGAAGTGCCATTGCTGAAGCTTGGGCGAAGAAACTTTCACTTAGCAATGTCAAATTCATTAGCGGATCTTGGCATAAATCAAAAGCAACTCCATTTATTGCTGAAGCGTTAAATGAATTTGCAATTGAACCACCTGAAAGCTTATCTTATTCTCCTAGCTCAAAACTACTGGCAGAGGCTGATCTCATTGTTACAATTTATGATTCAGCACACGAAGCAGCACCACGTTTCCCAGCTAATATACAAGATAAAATTATTTATTGGGACATTGATGATCCAGAACAAGAAATAGCGTTACCAAAAAAATGGGCTTGTTATCAAGAAGTCTGTGATAATATTGCCTTATCCGTAAAAAAATTAGAGCATGTATTGATAGAAGCTTAA